A single window of Oerskovia paurometabola DNA harbors:
- a CDS encoding ABC transporter substrate-binding protein yields the protein MRRLPVLTALTAIAATLALTACTDASSGSGSSPTEGGSSAEAFDPSTIAKDDAIAAMLPADVAEAGTLTVGTNATYAPAEFIGDDGKTIVGYDVDLAKAIGAVLGLDVEVTNADFSSIIPAIGSKYDIGVSGFTITPERTAEVNMVSYFRAGEAFAVAKGNPKDVDPSDVCGLSIAVQTGTVEDDALDGLMADCEAAGKADITPLRYASQADVTTNLVGGKADVMYADSQVVAYAVTQTGGQIEQLGDIFADSLHGIAIAKDDTALAQAVQAAVQKLMDDSDYTTILDTWGNTSGAVTTAELNPVVS from the coding sequence ATGCGCAGGCTGCCCGTCCTCACCGCCCTCACCGCCATCGCCGCGACGCTCGCGCTCACGGCGTGCACCGACGCCTCCTCGGGCTCTGGTTCCTCGCCCACCGAGGGCGGCTCGTCCGCCGAGGCGTTCGACCCGTCGACCATCGCCAAGGACGACGCGATCGCGGCGATGCTCCCGGCCGACGTCGCCGAGGCCGGCACCCTGACGGTCGGCACCAACGCGACGTACGCCCCGGCCGAGTTCATCGGCGACGACGGCAAGACCATCGTCGGGTACGACGTCGACCTCGCCAAGGCGATCGGCGCCGTGCTGGGCCTCGACGTCGAGGTCACCAACGCCGACTTCTCCTCGATCATCCCGGCGATCGGCTCCAAGTACGACATCGGGGTCTCGGGCTTCACGATCACCCCGGAGCGCACCGCCGAGGTCAACATGGTCAGCTACTTCCGTGCGGGCGAGGCGTTCGCCGTGGCCAAGGGCAACCCGAAGGACGTCGACCCGTCCGACGTGTGCGGCCTGAGCATCGCGGTCCAGACGGGCACGGTCGAGGACGACGCGCTCGACGGGCTGATGGCGGACTGCGAGGCCGCGGGCAAGGCGGACATCACGCCGCTGCGCTACGCGAGCCAGGCCGACGTCACGACGAACCTGGTCGGTGGCAAGGCAGACGTCATGTACGCGGACTCGCAGGTCGTCGCGTACGCCGTGACGCAGACCGGAGGCCAGATCGAGCAGCTCGGCGACATCTTCGCCGACTCGCTGCACGGCATCGCGATCGCCAAGGACGACACCGCGCTCGCGCAGGCCGTCCAGGCCGCGGTGCAGAAGCTCATGGACGACAGCGACTACACGACCATCCTCGACACCTGGGGCAACACCTCCGGTGCGGTGACCACGGCCGAGCTCAACCCCGTGGTCTCCTGA